The following are encoded in a window of Planctomycetia bacterium genomic DNA:
- a CDS encoding DoxX family protein has product MPTDSNPTSISALRLWGGRVMSFLPALLLLVDAVMKFVKPPQVVEGTIALGFPESSITGMGIALLVSVIFYLIPATSVIGAILLTGYLGGAVVTHVRAGHGAFEITFPVIFGMILWGGLVLREKRLEVILPWRRT; this is encoded by the coding sequence ATGCCAACGGATAGCAACCCTACATCGATCTCCGCATTGAGGCTTTGGGGCGGTCGCGTGATGAGCTTCTTGCCGGCGCTGCTCTTGCTTGTCGATGCCGTGATGAAATTCGTGAAACCGCCGCAGGTTGTCGAAGGGACAATTGCGCTCGGCTTCCCGGAAAGCTCGATCACGGGCATGGGCATCGCACTGCTGGTGAGCGTGATCTTCTATCTGATTCCGGCGACTTCCGTGATCGGCGCGATCTTGCTGACCGGATATCTCGGCGGTGCCGTCGTCACGCATGTCCGCGCAGGCCACGGTGCGTTCGAGATCACGTTTCCCGTCATCTTCGGCATGATCCTTTGGGGCGGGCTCGTGCTGCGCGAGAAACGCTTGGAAGTCATCCTTCCTTGGCGACGTACTTAG
- a CDS encoding DUF1579 domain-containing protein: MHTEPQKQHDWLHKLTGKWSFESECNMGPDQPPGKFSGTLVTRSLGGVWILGEGEGEMPGGDIGKTLITLGYDPLQDRYVGSFIGSMMTFLWIYNGSLDADEKILTLDTEGPNFTQDGLAKYQDIITWVDEDHHILTSQFRSEDGRWNQFMTAHYRRQK; this comes from the coding sequence ATGCATACCGAACCACAAAAGCAACATGACTGGTTACACAAGCTCACCGGCAAGTGGAGCTTCGAATCCGAATGCAACATGGGCCCCGACCAACCACCCGGAAAGTTTTCGGGAACTCTCGTCACTCGTTCGCTCGGCGGAGTATGGATTCTCGGGGAAGGAGAAGGGGAGATGCCCGGCGGCGACATCGGCAAGACGTTGATCACGCTCGGCTACGATCCGTTGCAAGATCGTTACGTGGGATCGTTCATCGGCTCGATGATGACCTTCTTGTGGATCTATAACGGCTCGCTCGATGCGGATGAAAAGATCCTAACTCTCGATACCGAAGGCCCGAACTTCACGCAAGACGGCCTAGCGAAGTATCAAGATATCATCACTTGGGTTGACGAGGATCATCACATTCTAACGTCGCAATTCCGCAGCGAGGATGGCCGCTGGAATCAGTTTATGACCGCCCATTATCGACGGCAAAAATAA
- a CDS encoding YciI family protein: MRYMLLIYTDEKVWSDGEREKCYVESTELSHELSSRGQFLAAAPLQSISSATSVRVREGKRLITDGPFAETREQLGGYYLVEAKDLNEAIDIAGRIPGARKGTVEVRPVVELSGLPLAR, translated from the coding sequence ATGCGCTACATGCTGCTGATCTATACCGATGAGAAAGTCTGGTCGGACGGCGAGCGGGAAAAGTGCTACGTCGAATCGACGGAGTTGAGCCACGAACTTAGTTCCCGAGGGCAGTTTCTTGCTGCCGCGCCTTTACAATCGATTTCGTCGGCGACGAGCGTCCGCGTGCGCGAAGGGAAGCGACTGATTACGGACGGTCCTTTCGCAGAGACGCGCGAGCAACTCGGGGGCTACTATCTCGTCGAGGCCAAAGACCTCAACGAAGCGATCGACATTGCCGGCAGAATCCCCGGTGCTCGCAAAGGGACCGTCGAAGTCCGACCGGTCGTGGAGCTTTCCGGCCTCCCTCTTGCCCGTTAA
- a CDS encoding HlyD family efflux transporter periplasmic adaptor subunit, with amino-acid sequence MIDALGMSDQGRVLPLRRRPDLKLVSSPHEDARNELVKDPVALRYYELREEEAFLLRQFDGSTSREEIRLRFESRFAPRRLDAEQLDRFIAQLFRQGLLITDRARQGAVLLERASEQKAERFRRRLLNPLAITLPGIDPRPILDRLMPLIGWIFTPAFVVFGIALGVAALAIALLRGEVLVAEIGTFAGSLSVDGLATAAIVIAGVKVVHELAHAAACRKFGGECREIGILLLVGIPSLYCDVTGTWMVRRRWQRVVVGAAGMMAELLLASISLLLWNGSEPGFFHSLCLQITVVCSVATVLFNGNPLLRYDGYFILSDFVGITNLGEQADAALQNRLSNWFFGPSPLDDERLLPPRRRAWLPWYAAISAIYKIIVTIGILWLLRPLLAPHGLTIVADLLAVAVMFSAVVVPTVRGAKRIRARVRNQQFDGRRFFVRAGGCAVVIGGLMLWPWTYRVSAPAIVRWEDARTILVTTPGRLVEAATEGAFVRHGATIAKLENLEIEREIVQLRGDLRLKTQMIEHLERRRVDDPAAGEQLPAAREVLEAVTRRLRLRETEASRLTITAPVDGFVLSLPAAQTQPELPKLDATADAVPDSYDSPLDRKRRGRYIGVGAALCAVGDAQHVEASLMVDERDIEFVRSGDPVRLQFDASGSAVLEGSVVEIAERTLEDAPAELLAAGRLPMDTDSTGKRRTTATYFQVRVRLDPAGPRPPLDAIGQAKIETAPQSFLRRSLRWLSGTFRLPAQEN; translated from the coding sequence ATGATCGACGCGCTCGGCATGTCGGATCAAGGTCGCGTGCTGCCGCTACGACGACGGCCCGATCTGAAGCTCGTTTCTTCGCCGCACGAGGATGCGCGCAACGAATTGGTCAAAGATCCCGTTGCTCTGCGCTATTACGAATTGCGTGAAGAAGAGGCGTTTCTGCTGCGACAGTTCGATGGCTCGACAAGCCGCGAGGAAATTCGTCTTCGTTTCGAAAGCCGATTCGCGCCTCGTCGCTTAGACGCGGAACAACTCGACCGATTCATCGCACAGCTCTTTCGACAAGGGTTGCTCATCACCGATCGGGCCCGGCAGGGAGCCGTATTGTTGGAGCGAGCTTCCGAGCAAAAGGCCGAAAGGTTCCGGCGGCGGTTGCTGAATCCGCTGGCGATCACGTTGCCGGGCATCGATCCACGGCCGATTCTCGACCGCTTGATGCCGCTGATCGGTTGGATTTTCACGCCGGCGTTCGTCGTTTTCGGGATCGCGCTAGGAGTCGCCGCTCTAGCAATTGCCCTGCTGCGAGGGGAAGTGCTCGTCGCGGAAATCGGCACTTTTGCGGGCTCGCTTTCAGTCGACGGGCTCGCGACTGCGGCCATCGTGATCGCCGGCGTTAAGGTCGTCCACGAACTCGCGCATGCCGCGGCGTGTCGCAAGTTCGGCGGCGAATGCCGGGAGATCGGTATCTTGCTGCTGGTCGGCATTCCGTCGCTCTATTGCGACGTTACGGGAACTTGGATGGTTCGTCGGCGTTGGCAGCGTGTCGTCGTCGGCGCGGCGGGCATGATGGCGGAGTTGTTGTTGGCGTCGATTTCGCTGTTGCTATGGAACGGCAGCGAGCCTGGTTTCTTTCACTCGCTCTGTCTGCAGATCACGGTCGTCTGCTCGGTTGCAACGGTGCTATTCAACGGCAATCCCCTGCTCCGTTACGACGGCTATTTTATCTTGAGCGACTTCGTCGGCATCACCAATCTTGGCGAACAAGCCGATGCCGCTTTGCAAAATCGACTTTCGAATTGGTTCTTCGGCCCCTCGCCGCTCGACGACGAACGCTTGTTGCCCCCGCGACGCCGCGCTTGGTTGCCATGGTACGCAGCAATTTCCGCGATTTATAAAATCATAGTGACGATCGGCATCCTGTGGTTGCTGCGACCGCTGCTGGCGCCGCATGGTTTGACGATCGTCGCCGATCTCCTGGCGGTTGCCGTTATGTTTTCCGCCGTGGTCGTGCCGACGGTTCGTGGGGCGAAGCGAATCCGCGCTCGCGTGCGAAATCAACAGTTCGACGGGCGCCGGTTCTTCGTTCGTGCCGGTGGGTGTGCGGTCGTGATCGGTGGGCTGATGCTTTGGCCTTGGACGTACCGTGTCTCCGCGCCGGCGATCGTTCGCTGGGAAGATGCGCGGACGATTCTCGTCACGACGCCGGGTCGACTCGTGGAAGCGGCGACTGAAGGGGCATTCGTGCGCCATGGAGCGACGATCGCGAAGCTTGAAAACCTTGAAATCGAGCGAGAAATCGTGCAGCTGCGCGGAGATCTGCGTTTGAAGACCCAAATGATCGAACATTTGGAGCGGCGCCGTGTCGATGATCCCGCGGCGGGAGAGCAACTCCCGGCGGCGCGCGAGGTTCTCGAAGCCGTCACGCGTCGGTTGCGACTCCGCGAAACGGAAGCAAGTCGATTAACAATCACGGCCCCGGTCGATGGATTCGTCCTTTCGCTTCCCGCGGCGCAAACGCAACCCGAGCTTCCGAAACTCGATGCGACGGCCGATGCCGTACCCGATTCTTACGACTCGCCGTTGGATCGGAAACGACGGGGCCGATACATCGGCGTCGGAGCCGCTCTTTGCGCTGTAGGGGATGCGCAGCACGTCGAAGCATCGCTTATGGTCGATGAGCGCGACATCGAGTTCGTGCGGTCGGGCGATCCCGTTCGGTTACAGTTCGACGCTAGCGGTTCCGCGGTTCTCGAAGGAAGCGTCGTCGAGATCGCCGAGCGAACTCTTGAAGATGCGCCGGCAGAGTTGCTTGCCGCAGGCCGGCTTCCGATGGATACCGATTCCACCGGCAAAAGACGGACGACGGCCACTTATTTTCAAGTCCGAGTTCGGCTCGATCCGGCAGGGCCACGGCCTCCGCTCGACGCAATCGGTCAGGCCAAAATCGAGACTGCTCCCCAGTCATTCCTCCGTCGCTCGCTCCGGTGGTTGAGCGGTACGTTCCGTTTGCCTGCTCAAGAGAATTAG
- a CDS encoding efflux RND transporter periplasmic adaptor subunit, which produces MNPPPVPAFGPTLDAWDVIDQSIDELAQLAREPIAAPTFYTEFLRRTIEALAARRGTVWEHESAWAVTKTALSEFEQATLPVTAEILQSRADLVAWAATRNEPSCLLPDSAAGNDDSLVNPTDAVLLLCPWMIDGVTRGVLEIELRAATSPEARQGALRLLTTFTQIAADYERNRQRGVWKDQADASQELEAVLASIYADTDLRATAYTIANEGRRWTGCDRVAILRFDGKRSQTLAISGVDTIDRRADGVQSLERLATHVAMSRTDLQPDNSSTSQLPQIERALAEHIEIAEAREVVVLLLRESGDSSAKDGSPHGTESLDQDARVVGALVCERFTGSSPSEVAWVRMSILQRHAGPAIAHAAEFERIPLSRFWRRLSRKHTERRRRWAKIGIGFALTTIAFAIPFFIPSPFTVEARGTLEPRDRRELFAPASGIVREVLVEHGQKVAQGDLLVALRKPELEVELARLLGEMQTAERRLSALRANRTTALPADAAARRHQQELLAEEEQLQVRLSSLRQEQALLVAQEKELQVLAPTDGNITTWDVRRLLNGKPVDRGQPLLSIAELSGPWVLELRIPDRHFAEVSQARKALGERLEVEFIASADPETRFTGHLTRIADTARTDTRHGTTVAATVEIGDGRTRDDLIREELRRPGASVIAKIHCGRKSLGTIWTADFIHYLRTRWLF; this is translated from the coding sequence ATGAACCCTCCGCCAGTGCCGGCATTCGGCCCAACTCTCGACGCTTGGGACGTCATCGATCAATCGATCGACGAATTGGCGCAGCTTGCGCGCGAGCCGATTGCGGCGCCGACGTTTTATACAGAGTTCCTTCGTCGCACGATCGAAGCTCTCGCTGCCCGACGTGGGACCGTTTGGGAACATGAATCGGCATGGGCGGTCACGAAAACGGCGCTCAGCGAGTTCGAGCAAGCAACGCTGCCGGTTACCGCAGAGATACTTCAATCGCGAGCCGATTTGGTAGCTTGGGCCGCGACGCGCAACGAACCTTCCTGTTTGCTCCCGGACTCTGCTGCGGGCAATGATGATTCGCTCGTCAATCCGACCGACGCCGTATTGCTGCTTTGTCCGTGGATGATCGACGGCGTAACGCGCGGGGTCTTGGAGATCGAGTTGCGCGCCGCGACATCGCCCGAGGCGCGACAAGGGGCCTTGCGCCTGCTTACGACTTTCACGCAAATCGCTGCCGATTACGAGCGCAATCGGCAGCGCGGCGTTTGGAAAGACCAAGCCGACGCGTCCCAAGAACTCGAAGCCGTGCTCGCGAGCATCTACGCCGATACCGATCTGCGAGCCACCGCTTATACGATCGCGAACGAAGGCCGCCGCTGGACGGGATGCGATCGAGTTGCCATACTCCGGTTCGACGGCAAACGCTCGCAAACGCTCGCGATCAGCGGTGTCGATACCATCGACCGTCGGGCCGATGGAGTGCAAAGTCTCGAACGGCTCGCGACGCATGTCGCTATGAGCCGCACCGATTTGCAACCCGATAATTCTTCGACATCGCAACTGCCGCAGATCGAACGTGCATTAGCGGAGCATATCGAGATTGCCGAAGCACGCGAGGTTGTCGTGTTGTTGCTTCGCGAGTCCGGTGACTCATCTGCAAAAGATGGTTCTCCGCACGGAACGGAATCCTTAGACCAAGATGCTCGCGTTGTCGGCGCACTGGTCTGCGAGCGATTCACCGGATCTTCGCCCAGCGAAGTCGCCTGGGTGCGGATGTCGATTCTCCAGCGGCATGCGGGACCTGCGATCGCGCATGCCGCGGAGTTCGAGAGAATTCCGTTAAGCCGCTTCTGGCGTCGCTTGTCGCGAAAACACACCGAGCGTCGACGACGTTGGGCGAAAATCGGCATCGGGTTCGCGCTCACAACGATTGCCTTCGCGATTCCGTTTTTCATTCCTTCACCGTTCACCGTCGAAGCCCGAGGCACTTTGGAACCTCGCGACCGGCGCGAGCTCTTCGCTCCGGCTTCGGGGATCGTTCGTGAGGTTCTCGTCGAGCATGGGCAAAAAGTAGCTCAGGGGGACTTGCTCGTCGCTTTACGAAAGCCGGAGCTCGAAGTCGAACTGGCGAGGCTTCTCGGCGAGATGCAAACGGCCGAGCGTCGGCTATCGGCCTTGCGAGCTAATCGAACGACTGCCTTACCCGCCGATGCCGCGGCTCGCCGACATCAACAGGAACTTCTCGCGGAAGAAGAGCAACTGCAAGTTCGTTTAAGCTCTCTCCGGCAAGAGCAGGCACTTCTCGTTGCGCAAGAAAAGGAACTGCAAGTCCTCGCTCCGACCGACGGCAACATCACTACTTGGGACGTTCGTCGGTTATTGAACGGCAAGCCGGTCGATCGCGGGCAACCGTTGTTGAGCATCGCGGAGCTAAGCGGTCCTTGGGTCTTGGAGCTTCGAATTCCCGATCGGCACTTCGCCGAAGTCTCGCAGGCCCGCAAGGCTCTCGGCGAACGACTTGAAGTGGAATTCATCGCCTCTGCCGATCCGGAAACGCGCTTTACCGGGCATCTCACACGAATCGCCGATACGGCTAGGACGGATACAAGGCATGGAACCACGGTGGCGGCCACGGTCGAAATCGGCGATGGGCGAACACGCGACGATCTGATCCGAGAGGAGTTGCGACGCCCGGGAGCTTCCGTAATCGCCAAGATTCATTGCGGCCGCAAATCGCTCGGAACGATTTGGACTGCCGACTTCATTCACTATCTTCGTACGCGTTGGCTCTTTTAA
- a CDS encoding efflux RND transporter periplasmic adaptor subunit: MRTILHCLAICLCVDLGSIVVCAHADDAGLLRLDNAVVTLIEQVDIPARSAGVLAELTVREGDKVVKGKLAGRIDDAEARLKAEHVELELIAARTEAGNELKLLAMQKGAEAAQAELQRAVDSQAKYDKSISKTELSRLRLSAEKGELEFRQSRHEIEVAKIAVRVKENELAAAREACERHQLTTPIDGVVVEVRRRAGEWVEPGMPVLRIVRMDRLRVEAFLDAGRVPERLAGREVELRVADSNKKSHSYTGRITFVSPEVNPVNGQIRICAEIENSVGSLRPGIQGTLFVSSTDEPKAKTESTGVVR, encoded by the coding sequence ATGCGAACGATCCTCCATTGTCTCGCGATCTGTCTTTGCGTCGATCTGGGATCGATCGTCGTTTGCGCTCATGCCGACGATGCGGGCCTGCTGCGACTTGATAACGCCGTCGTTACGTTGATCGAACAAGTGGATATTCCTGCCCGTTCGGCCGGAGTGCTCGCCGAGCTCACGGTTCGCGAAGGAGACAAGGTAGTCAAAGGAAAGCTGGCCGGAAGAATCGACGACGCCGAGGCTCGATTGAAAGCCGAGCATGTCGAGTTGGAATTGATCGCGGCACGTACCGAAGCCGGCAACGAACTCAAGTTGCTTGCCATGCAAAAAGGGGCCGAAGCGGCCCAAGCCGAGCTGCAGCGTGCCGTCGATTCGCAAGCGAAATACGACAAAAGCATCTCGAAAACGGAACTGTCGCGGCTTCGATTGTCGGCTGAGAAGGGAGAATTGGAGTTTCGCCAATCACGCCATGAAATCGAAGTTGCCAAGATCGCGGTTCGCGTGAAGGAGAACGAACTCGCCGCCGCCCGAGAAGCCTGCGAGCGCCATCAACTCACGACTCCGATCGACGGCGTCGTCGTCGAAGTCCGCCGACGCGCCGGAGAATGGGTCGAGCCCGGAATGCCGGTGTTGCGAATCGTTCGGATGGATCGGCTGCGCGTCGAAGCGTTTCTCGATGCCGGGCGTGTGCCCGAGCGGCTCGCGGGTCGAGAAGTCGAGCTCAGAGTCGCAGACTCGAATAAGAAAAGCCATTCGTATACAGGACGGATCACGTTCGTGAGCCCGGAAGTGAATCCGGTGAACGGACAGATTCGCATCTGTGCGGAAATAGAAAATTCTGTCGGTAGCTTGCGGCCCGGGATACAAGGAACTTTGTTCGTTTCGTCGACGGACGAGCCGAAAGCGAAGACCGAGTCGACGGGTGTCGTTCGATGA
- a CDS encoding TolC family protein — protein sequence MRCGRRLTATLLLVCLISACTLGCGARHEAKRIDPSQSFYRQSATEIDYPNVAAPISGDLLSTPPPLSLIRSRPSSFHEISLEQATRLALANARILRDLGGQLLRAPQNAATVYNPAISETDPRFGIDAALSAFDALFSSTAYFEKNDRALNNQFFGGGTRQLQQDAYVFQNQLTKRGASGTQYTLRNITDYDANNAPGNAFPSAWNSNIETEFRHPLLQGGGVDYNRIAGPGGSAGVYTGVLIARINTDVSIAELEVGVRTLLSDVENAYWDLYFAYRDLHAKMAARDTALETWRKVHSLYITGRRGGEAEKEAQAREQYFRYEEEVQNALAGQPLDGTRTYNGSSGGTFRGNGGVMTADRRLRLLIGLPIVDGELLRPTDEPRPAPVAFDWQPLLAESLSRRVELRRQRWLVKRRELELSASRNFTLPQLDTVGRYRWRGFGNDLIGGPGGPFSSATGTLFDGKFQEWQLGAEFSVPLGFRKGHAAVRNAEWNLTRERSLLHELERQVVHDLGTSVAEAERAFLVVQTTYNRRLATFQQASAAQAAFEADQATLDFLLESQRLLADADVRHQRAQVEYAIALKNVQFEKGSLLEYNGVHMAESPWTPSADRDIARNARTQLLAGPLSYILSPGRRVTTLPANAPPSMIMPAIATKPNTEASVEVAPSAAPSSEAPSAIVPIAPAGNNAPSTNPPTSPSVIPAGEPRSLNLFPDAAPVPPTTRVVP from the coding sequence GTGCGTTGTGGTCGCCGTTTAACCGCTACTCTTCTGCTTGTTTGCCTGATATCGGCATGCACGCTGGGCTGCGGCGCGCGCCATGAAGCGAAACGGATCGATCCGTCGCAAAGTTTCTACCGTCAGTCGGCGACCGAGATCGACTATCCGAACGTCGCCGCGCCGATCTCCGGCGACTTGCTGTCGACGCCGCCGCCGTTGTCGCTGATCCGCAGCCGGCCTTCCTCGTTTCACGAGATCTCGCTGGAACAAGCGACACGATTAGCGTTGGCAAATGCTCGGATCCTACGCGACCTCGGCGGCCAACTCTTACGCGCGCCGCAAAACGCCGCGACGGTTTACAACCCGGCCATCTCGGAAACCGATCCTCGCTTCGGTATCGACGCCGCGCTGAGCGCGTTCGATGCCCTTTTTTCGAGCACGGCCTATTTCGAAAAGAACGATCGCGCGCTGAACAACCAGTTCTTCGGGGGCGGTACGCGACAGTTGCAACAAGACGCCTATGTGTTTCAAAACCAATTGACCAAGCGCGGCGCATCCGGCACGCAATATACGTTGCGGAACATCACCGATTACGACGCCAACAATGCGCCGGGCAATGCCTTTCCGAGCGCGTGGAACTCGAACATCGAAACGGAGTTTCGACACCCGTTACTGCAAGGGGGCGGAGTCGACTACAACCGAATCGCCGGTCCCGGCGGATCGGCCGGCGTCTATACCGGCGTGCTGATCGCGCGCATCAATACCGACGTAAGCATTGCGGAGCTCGAGGTCGGAGTTCGCACGCTTCTCAGCGACGTCGAGAACGCTTACTGGGATCTCTATTTCGCCTATCGCGATCTGCACGCGAAGATGGCGGCGCGCGACACCGCCTTGGAAACTTGGCGTAAAGTCCATTCGCTCTATATCACCGGCAGGCGCGGCGGCGAAGCCGAAAAAGAAGCCCAGGCCCGAGAGCAGTATTTTCGTTATGAAGAAGAAGTACAAAATGCATTGGCGGGCCAACCTCTCGACGGCACGCGAACCTACAACGGAAGCAGCGGTGGAACGTTTCGCGGCAACGGCGGCGTGATGACCGCGGATCGACGATTGCGGCTGTTGATCGGGCTGCCGATCGTCGACGGCGAGCTCCTTCGACCGACCGACGAGCCGCGTCCCGCGCCTGTGGCGTTCGATTGGCAACCGTTGCTCGCGGAATCGCTGAGCCGAAGAGTGGAATTGCGACGGCAACGCTGGTTGGTGAAGCGTCGCGAATTGGAACTCTCGGCCTCGCGAAACTTCACACTGCCGCAACTCGATACCGTGGGGCGTTATCGCTGGCGCGGGTTCGGCAACGACCTGATCGGTGGCCCGGGAGGCCCTTTCAGCAGCGCGACGGGCACGCTCTTCGACGGCAAATTCCAGGAATGGCAACTCGGAGCGGAGTTCTCCGTTCCGCTCGGATTCCGAAAAGGACACGCTGCGGTACGCAATGCGGAATGGAACCTGACTCGCGAGCGCTCGCTCTTGCACGAACTCGAGCGGCAAGTCGTTCACGATCTCGGCACTTCGGTCGCCGAGGCCGAACGTGCATTCCTCGTCGTACAGACGACGTACAATCGTCGACTGGCGACATTCCAACAAGCCTCGGCGGCGCAAGCAGCATTTGAAGCCGACCAAGCTACGCTCGACTTTCTGCTGGAGTCGCAACGCTTGCTGGCCGATGCCGACGTCCGGCATCAACGCGCTCAAGTCGAATACGCGATCGCGCTGAAGAACGTGCAATTCGAGAAGGGCTCGTTACTGGAATACAACGGTGTCCACATGGCGGAGAGCCCTTGGACACCATCTGCCGATCGCGACATCGCTCGCAACGCACGCACGCAACTACTCGCCGGACCGCTGAGCTACATTCTTTCGCCGGGACGCCGCGTAACGACGCTGCCGGCCAACGCTCCACCATCGATGATCATGCCGGCGATCGCTACGAAACCGAATACCGAGGCATCGGTCGAAGTTGCACCAAGCGCAGCTCCCTCAAGCGAAGCACCGTCGGCCATCGTTCCCATAGCCCCTGCGGGCAATAATGCGCCGTCAACGAATCCGCCTACGTCTCCGTCGGTCATCCCCGCAGGCGAGCCGAGATCGTTGAATCTGTTCCCCGACGCGGCACCGGTTCCGCCGACGACGCGCGTCGTTCCGTAA
- a CDS encoding RNA polymerase sigma factor, with product METEPDRIRALVDDVYRSESRRVFATLIRLLGDFELAEEALHDAFTSAMESWLRDGIPANPRAWLVSAGRFKAIDTIRRRARFSASLSELADRLHSAGSDNAPNDDEVEDDQLRLIFTCCHPALATETQVALTLREVCGLTTEEIARAFLTSPSTIAQRIVRGKAKIRDAGIPYEVPTVVDLPERLEAVLSVIYLVFNEGYSASSGDSVTRADLSSEAIRLGRLLIELLPDTEAIGLLALMLLQESRRTARIAPNGDLILLEAQDRSVWNRRYIAEGIALVEKALASKKFGVYSIQAGIAAVHAEASSTRETDWGQIVALYDALARFNPSPVVELNRAVAVAMHEGPQRGLELIDAILTRGELAGYHLAHAARADLCRRLDRKTEARASYERALALALQEPERRFLQMRLNELG from the coding sequence ATGGAGACCGAGCCCGATCGTATACGCGCACTGGTAGACGACGTTTACCGCTCCGAGTCGCGGCGCGTCTTTGCGACTTTGATTCGCTTGCTGGGAGATTTCGAACTGGCTGAGGAAGCGCTACATGATGCGTTTACCTCGGCCATGGAAAGCTGGCTGCGTGACGGAATACCCGCAAATCCTCGCGCTTGGCTTGTTTCCGCCGGACGGTTCAAGGCGATCGATACGATTCGACGCCGCGCACGCTTCAGTGCGTCGCTTTCGGAACTGGCCGATCGTCTGCATTCCGCCGGGAGCGACAATGCGCCCAACGACGACGAAGTCGAGGACGACCAACTCAGGCTCATCTTCACTTGCTGCCATCCGGCACTCGCGACCGAGACCCAAGTGGCGCTCACTCTGCGTGAGGTTTGCGGCCTGACGACGGAGGAAATCGCGAGGGCTTTTCTCACCTCTCCTTCGACGATCGCACAACGGATCGTCCGAGGCAAAGCGAAGATTCGCGATGCCGGAATCCCCTACGAAGTTCCTACCGTCGTCGACTTGCCTGAGCGACTCGAGGCGGTTCTCTCGGTCATATATCTTGTCTTCAACGAAGGATACTCCGCGTCGTCGGGCGATTCGGTAACTCGAGCGGATCTCTCCAGCGAAGCCATTCGCTTAGGACGACTGTTGATCGAACTGCTTCCCGATACCGAAGCAATCGGGCTTCTCGCGCTGATGCTGCTGCAAGAATCGCGACGGACGGCGCGCATTGCACCGAACGGCGACTTGATTCTTCTGGAAGCTCAAGATCGCTCTGTTTGGAATCGCCGGTATATCGCCGAAGGAATCGCCCTGGTCGAGAAGGCGTTAGCATCGAAAAAGTTCGGCGTCTATTCGATTCAAGCGGGCATTGCGGCCGTACATGCGGAAGCCTCGAGCACCCGCGAGACCGATTGGGGACAAATCGTGGCTTTATACGATGCGCTCGCGCGCTTCAATCCGTCGCCGGTCGTGGAACTGAACCGCGCCGTAGCCGTGGCGATGCATGAAGGTCCGCAGCGGGGCTTAGAATTGATCGATGCCATTCTCACACGGGGGGAGTTGGCGGGGTATCACTTGGCCCACGCCGCCCGAGCCGATTTATGCCGACGACTCGACCGCAAGACCGAGGCCCGAGCATCGTACGAACGAGCCCTCGCGCTGGCACTGCAGGAACCGGAACGCCGCTTCCTGCAGATGCGACTCAACGAATTGGGCTAA
- a CDS encoding DUF899 domain-containing protein has protein sequence MEKTIVAHPEIVARDTWTSDRKELLAAEKEVTKHRDQVNAQRRRLPMVELEKKYVFDGPHGKRSLLDLFDGRRQLIVYHFMFDPAWDEGCPGCTGLVNALGDLSMLEKRQTTYVLISRAPLEKLEGYKKKHGWNRTWVSSFDSDFNYDFHVTQNKKVVPLQYNYRDAAEMESRQKEEPYFMEGESHGLSVFFRLDDTVYHTYSTYARGCESLTDAYRLLDVTPYGRQEDFEDSPAGWPQKPTYGS, from the coding sequence ATGGAAAAGACCATTGTTGCGCATCCTGAAATCGTCGCTCGCGATACCTGGACGAGTGATCGTAAAGAACTTCTAGCGGCCGAGAAGGAAGTCACGAAGCACCGCGATCAGGTCAACGCGCAACGCCGCAGGTTGCCGATGGTCGAACTGGAAAAAAAGTATGTCTTCGATGGTCCCCACGGCAAGAGGAGCCTGCTCGACTTATTCGACGGCCGACGGCAATTGATCGTTTACCATTTTATGTTCGATCCGGCTTGGGACGAAGGATGTCCTGGCTGCACCGGCCTCGTGAACGCGCTCGGCGATCTGAGCATGCTCGAAAAACGACAGACCACTTACGTGCTCATTTCTCGCGCACCGTTGGAGAAACTCGAAGGATATAAAAAGAAGCACGGTTGGAATCGAACCTGGGTCTCATCGTTCGACAGCGACTTCAACTACGATTTCCACGTCACGCAGAATAAAAAGGTCGTCCCGCTTCAATACAATTACCGCGATGCCGCAGAGATGGAATCGCGGCAAAAGGAAGAGCCCTATTTCATGGAAGGTGAAAGTCACGGCCTAAGCGTTTTCTTCCGGCTCGACGACACCGTTTATCACACCTACTCAACTTATGCCCGAGGTTGCGAAAGCCTCACCGATGCTTATCGCCTTTTGGATGTCACGCCTTACGGCAGGCAAGAAGATTTCGAAGACTCTCCCGCCGGATGGCCGCAAAAGCCGACCTACGGATCGTAA